In a genomic window of Shouchella clausii:
- a CDS encoding ATP-dependent Clp protease proteolytic subunit, protein MSTPIPYVMEQTHYGERSYDIYSRLLKDRIIFIGDEITDPLANSVTAQLLFLASTDPEKDISIYINSPGGSVSAGFAILDTMLYIKPDIQTICTGMAASFAAVLLVGGTKGKRCALPHAEVMIHQPHGGMKGQASDMDIYAQRILKQRKEINNFIAERTGQTPDKIANDSERDYFMSAAEAKDYGVIDNILPV, encoded by the coding sequence ATGAGCACACCGATTCCATATGTTATGGAACAAACCCATTATGGGGAGCGGAGTTACGACATTTACTCTCGTCTCTTGAAAGACCGGATTATTTTTATCGGCGATGAAATTACCGACCCTCTTGCGAACAGCGTCACAGCCCAACTACTTTTTCTAGCCTCTACCGATCCTGAAAAAGACATTTCCATTTACATTAACAGCCCTGGCGGCTCCGTATCTGCGGGCTTTGCCATTCTCGATACGATGCTATACATCAAACCAGACATCCAAACGATTTGCACGGGGATGGCCGCCTCATTTGCAGCTGTTCTTCTTGTAGGAGGGACTAAAGGGAAACGCTGCGCTTTACCTCATGCAGAAGTCATGATTCACCAACCCCATGGAGGTATGAAAGGGCAAGCGTCTGATATGGACATTTACGCACAGCGGATTTTAAAACAACGCAAAGAAATTAACAACTTCATCGCGGAAAGGACTGGACAAACGCCTGACAAAATCGCCAACGACAGCGAACGTGACTACTTTATGAGCGCTGCGGAAGCAAAAGACTATGGCGTGATCGATAACATTCTTCCAGTTTAA
- the tadA gene encoding tRNA adenosine(34) deaminase TadA encodes MDQGTHEKWMNVALEEAAKAEEIGEVPIGAVIIKEGKLIASAYNLREANHSALAHAELLAIEQANKKLGAWRLEGCTLYVTLEPCPMCAGAIVQSRIPTVVYGARDQKAGCAGTLMNLLQEERFNHRCEVISGVLEERCGEKLSAFFRELRANQKRKKQDL; translated from the coding sequence ATGGATCAAGGAACACATGAAAAATGGATGAATGTGGCTTTAGAAGAGGCGGCAAAGGCAGAGGAAATCGGTGAAGTGCCGATTGGCGCAGTGATTATAAAAGAAGGCAAGCTCATCGCCTCTGCCTACAATTTACGCGAGGCCAATCATTCAGCGCTCGCCCATGCTGAACTGTTGGCGATTGAACAGGCAAACAAAAAACTTGGCGCTTGGCGGCTGGAAGGCTGCACGTTATATGTCACCCTTGAACCATGCCCGATGTGTGCTGGCGCGATTGTGCAATCGCGTATTCCAACCGTTGTTTACGGGGCAAGGGACCAAAAAGCAGGCTGTGCTGGCACATTGATGAATCTTTTACAAGAGGAGCGCTTTAACCATCGTTGTGAAGTAATTAGCGGCGTGCTGGAAGAAAGATGTGGAGAGAAATTGTCGGCATTTTTCCGGGAATTGCGCGCTAACCAAAAAAGGAAGAAACAGGATTTGTAA
- a CDS encoding glutathione ABC transporter substrate-binding protein yields the protein MNVKKPFYGVMALTVAAGLAACSSEPDENTNTGGGGEGAEESGQGGDLVVAMNADIVALDPHQVNDVPSGQVQGQIYETLIDFDENMELQPALATGYEWNDDGTALTFKLQEGVKFHDGAEFNAEAVKKNIERITDEALASQRAFLFEEISEINVINDYEIEFVTEEPFAPLIYSFAHNAGFMISPDVIDADYAAMENGEQPSTEVNANPAGTGYFKYESGQIGSSELVFKKNEEYWGEPAKLDSVTFKTVPDGNTRLAELETGSSHFIEPLDVSGVAQLEATDGAHLLETESISASYFGFNVEKEPFDDVRVRQAIAMAIDKNVIANDILDGFELPATSPVSPGVIGHDPNAEPLPYDVDAAKELLAEAGYEDGFEVTLSTNDSAARVDLAQYIQNQLADLNITVDINIQEWATYLDATGNGEHEMFILGWSSATGDADYALAPLFHSDNMGEPGNRSFYSNPELDAILDEAAKEVDEDKRNELYAEAQAILNEEVPVVFTTTKNYLNGVRDEVKNIAVSPSGDFLFHDTYIEQ from the coding sequence ATGAATGTAAAAAAACCGTTTTACGGTGTTATGGCTTTAACTGTAGCTGCTGGACTAGCTGCATGCTCCAGTGAACCAGATGAAAACACAAACACGGGCGGCGGCGGTGAAGGCGCAGAAGAAAGCGGACAAGGCGGCGATCTTGTCGTTGCAATGAATGCTGACATTGTTGCTTTAGATCCGCACCAAGTCAATGACGTGCCATCTGGCCAAGTCCAAGGGCAAATTTATGAAACCTTAATTGATTTTGACGAAAACATGGAATTACAACCGGCTCTGGCAACGGGTTATGAGTGGAATGACGACGGAACAGCGTTGACGTTCAAATTGCAAGAAGGTGTTAAATTCCATGACGGCGCTGAATTCAATGCAGAAGCCGTTAAAAAGAATATCGAACGTATTACTGATGAAGCACTTGCCTCACAACGGGCATTTTTATTTGAAGAGATTTCAGAAATTAACGTCATCAACGATTATGAAATTGAGTTCGTGACAGAAGAGCCGTTTGCGCCGCTCATTTATAGCTTTGCTCACAACGCCGGTTTTATGATTAGTCCTGACGTTATCGACGCTGACTATGCGGCGATGGAAAACGGCGAACAACCATCGACTGAAGTGAATGCAAACCCAGCAGGAACAGGTTATTTTAAATATGAAAGCGGCCAAATCGGTTCTTCTGAACTTGTCTTCAAGAAGAACGAAGAGTACTGGGGCGAGCCAGCAAAACTTGATTCTGTCACGTTCAAAACGGTTCCAGATGGCAACACCCGCCTAGCGGAACTTGAAACAGGAAGCTCTCATTTTATTGAACCTCTTGACGTGTCAGGTGTTGCTCAATTGGAAGCAACAGACGGCGCACATTTGCTAGAAACGGAAAGCATCTCTGCTTCTTACTTTGGCTTTAATGTCGAGAAAGAGCCTTTTGATGATGTCCGCGTCCGCCAAGCGATTGCAATGGCGATTGATAAAAATGTAATTGCCAACGATATTTTAGATGGCTTCGAACTTCCGGCGACAAGCCCAGTGTCTCCTGGCGTTATAGGCCATGACCCAAATGCAGAGCCGCTTCCATATGATGTAGATGCTGCGAAAGAATTGCTTGCAGAAGCAGGCTATGAAGATGGCTTTGAAGTAACGCTTTCTACGAATGATTCAGCTGCACGTGTTGACTTAGCGCAATACATCCAAAATCAATTAGCTGATCTGAACATTACCGTTGACATCAATATCCAAGAATGGGCGACATATTTGGATGCAACAGGAAATGGTGAACATGAAATGTTTATCCTTGGCTGGAGTTCAGCTACAGGAGATGCAGACTACGCGTTAGCGCCGCTGTTCCATTCTGATAACATGGGCGAGCCAGGCAACCGTTCGTTCTATTCAAATCCTGAATTGGATGCGATTTTAGATGAAGCTGCCAAAGAAGTTGATGAAGACAAGCGTAATGAGCTTTATGCAGAAGCACAAGCAATCTTAAATGAAGAAGTACCAGTTGTATTCACAACAACGAAAAATTACTTGAATGGCGTCCGCGATGAAGTGAAAAACATTGCCGTTTCTCCTTCAGGCGACTTCTTGTTCCACGACACGTATATTGAGCAATAA
- a CDS encoding ABC transporter permease, whose translation MSQDTASQPIGQVAQKPWVRNWKAFLGRLLSNKSAVFGGSLIIILAILAVIGPWIAPQGINEQDFALKLQGPSSEHWFGTDDFGRDVFSRILHGLSITFRIGFVSVAIAGTVGTVIGIISGYYGGKIDAIIMRIMDILLAFPSIILALAIVATLGPGLNNIILAVAISAFPVFARIARGSTLSVKKLEYIDAVKALGASDTRIIFKHILPNTMSPLIVQSTLSIATGVLSAAGLSFLGLGVSPPSPEWGAMLNSGKVYMFQAPHMTYAPGLAIVLFVLAFNLFGDGLRDALDPKTK comes from the coding sequence ATGTCTCAGGATACTGCAAGTCAGCCAATCGGCCAAGTTGCACAAAAGCCTTGGGTGCGAAATTGGAAGGCTTTTTTAGGTCGTTTGTTGTCGAACAAGTCTGCCGTCTTTGGCGGATCGCTGATTATTATTCTAGCAATCTTAGCCGTCATCGGCCCTTGGATTGCCCCTCAAGGCATTAATGAACAAGACTTTGCACTTAAATTACAAGGGCCTTCTAGTGAACATTGGTTCGGCACCGATGATTTTGGCCGTGATGTGTTCTCACGTATTTTACACGGTTTAAGCATTACGTTTCGTATTGGCTTCGTTTCTGTCGCCATCGCAGGAACAGTCGGAACCGTCATTGGCATTATTTCTGGCTACTATGGCGGTAAAATTGATGCCATTATTATGCGGATTATGGATATTCTTTTAGCGTTTCCAAGTATTATCCTTGCGCTTGCAATCGTTGCGACACTCGGGCCTGGCTTGAATAACATTATTCTTGCGGTAGCAATCAGCGCATTTCCAGTATTTGCACGGATTGCAAGAGGCTCAACACTATCTGTCAAAAAATTAGAATATATCGATGCTGTAAAAGCGCTGGGTGCTAGCGATACTCGTATTATTTTTAAGCATATCTTACCAAATACAATGTCGCCATTAATTGTACAATCGACTTTATCGATTGCAACTGGTGTTTTATCTGCCGCAGGCCTCTCTTTTCTTGGTTTAGGCGTTTCGCCTCCTAGCCCTGAATGGGGTGCGATGTTAAACAGCGGAAAAGTATACATGTTCCAGGCTCCGCATATGACTTACGCCCCTGGACTAGCAATTGTCTTGTTTGTCCTCGCCTTTAACCTGTTTGGCGATGGGCTCCGTGATGCGCTTGATCCAAAGACGAAATAA